The nucleotide window gttttgtttcttaaagactggattagttgtaagtattcgcattccaaccattattcatgtaaattgagtctgtgtcttataagttctgtttgtgaacagaattcccactcacctgaagaaggggctcagagcctcgaaagcttgtgtggcttttgctaccaaataaacctgttggactttaacctggtgttgttaaacttcttactgtgtttaccccagtccaacgccggcatctccacattaggttgattggccatgctagattgccccttactgtcccgggatgtgtaggttggagagatcagcagggtaaatgtgtaaggttgtgggagtggggcctgggtgggattgtggtcggtgcagactcgatgggccgaatggcctccttctgcactggagggattctatggtttctatgggacGTATCATGGAGTGTGTGCCCGATACTGACCTCTGCTGGTCATTTATTAGTATTACAACCAAACAACAGCAACAAAGGTGAGGTCAATCTTCATTATTCATTTAAAATCCCATTTTTGAAGGATTTTTGAGGACGCAATAAAAAGAGAGAAACTGAGGGAGGAATGCCCGCTCCCTTCTCCCAAATTAACAGTCAATCTGGGGAGAATCAGTGAAAACAAACTGCAGGGATTCTCCGATTACAACCTTAGCGTCCATCGCATTATTTTAAGCTCAGTATAACCCACTCTGTCTTGCTTGTGTCTCGCAGACACACCCGATACAAGCTCCTCTTCCCTATCAGAGTACTTACTATTCTCTCCTAAAGGTGTTCACCGAACATTGGAgtgcagagaaaggccattcggcccatcaaatcttccgaagagcaatccagttagGCACCCCGGCCGAGACTCTTTTCTAAATCTCTGACAGTTGTCTTTTGAAAGATACTCTGTTCAGCaccgccattcatagaatcctacagtacaggaggccattcagcccatcaaacctgcatcgacaacaatcccactcaggccctatccccgtaatcgcaTGCAGTTActctagcgagtccccctgacattatggaataatttagcatggccaatccacctaacccacacacctttggacactaaggggcattttagcatggccaatccacctaacctgaccttctttggacaataaaggggaatttagcatggccaatccacaagatttgcacatctttggacactaaggggcaatttagcatggccaatccacctaacctgcacatctttggacactaaggggcaatttagcatggcaattccacaaaacttgcacatctttggacactaaggggcattttagcatggccaacccacctaacctgcacaacttaggacattgaggggcaatttagcatggtcaatccaactaacccgcacatctttcgacattaaggggcaatttagcatggccaatccacaaaatgtgcacatctttggaccctaaggggcaatttagcatggccaatccacctaacctacacatctttggacaccaagggacaatttagcatagccaatccacctaacctacacatctgtggacactaaggggcaatttagtatggccaatccatctaacccgcacatttttggacattaaggagcaatttagtatggccaatcaccctaacctacacatctttggacactaaggggcaatttagcatggccaatccatctaacccgcatatctttggacactaaggagcaatttagcatggccactccacctaagctgcacatatttggactgtgggaggaaaccggagcacccggaggaaacccacgccgacatggggggaatgtgcaaactccacacactcacccgaggccggaatcgaatccaggtccctggcgctgtgaggaagcagtgccaaccactgtgccaccgtgccgccctatgttcaTAATGCAGATGTGCTTtgagggagtggggcaatgtGTATGCCCAAGCTTGCAACAGAATGCCAGTGAGTGCCAATGCTCAGGATCCGCAGTGCCAGTCATCACCATGGTGTGGAGGAGGTCAAGGGCATTGGACACTCAATTAGTAATCCATGTTCTAGTCACCCTGGTTCCaagcccaccatggcagatggcgagttttgaattcaataattaaaaaatctggaattaaaaggcgattgccgtaaaaacccacctttcggaaatctgccacccttacctggtctgttaacatgtgattccagatgcagcgaattgtggttgactctcaaatgccctctgaaacagaggggaaatggtcgagagcttcaagtttctcagtATCCAAATCATCAACaaattgtcctggtccctccctgcCGACGCTATAGTGAAAGAAcacaccaacacctctattttctcacatAGATCCCGGGATACCACAGGGACTGACCCAGATCCCAGGATACCACAGGGACTGACCAACATCTATCCCGGGATCGCATAGGGACTGAACTAGATCCCGGGATCCCACAGGGACTGACCAACATCTATCCCAGGATCGCATAGGGACTGAACTAGATCCCGGGATCCCACAGGGTCAGACCCAGATCCCAGGATCATATAGGGAATGACCCACATCCCGGGATCCCACAGGGACTGAACTAGATCCCGGGATTCCACAGGGACTGACCAACATCTTCCCGGGATCGCATAGGGACTGACCCAGATCCCGGGATCCCACAGGAACTGACCCAGATCCTGGGATCCCACAGGGACCCAGATCCCGGGATCCCACAGGGAATGACCCAGATCCCGGGATACCACAGGGACTGACCCAGATCCCGGGATACCACAGGGACTGATCAACATCTGTCCCAGGATCGCATAGGGACTGAACTAGATCCTGGGATCCCACAGGGTCAGACCCAGATCCCGGGATCACACAGGGAATGATTAGATCCGAGGCCCCCACAGGGAATGACCCACATCCCAGGATCATACAGGGAATGACCCACATCCCGGGTTCCACAGGAACTGACCCAGATCCCGGGATCCCACAGGGAATGACCCAGGTcccaggatcccacagggaatgACCAGGATCTATCCTGGGAAACATTCGTAAAGTAGATTTTAAACAGGCTGATGTGGAAGCTGGGACACTTGCAGCAGAGCTGGTGATGGAGCTGGgactggggagtgggatggagttgggactggggagtgggatggagctgggactggggagtgggatggagctgggactggggagtgggatgggactggggagtgggatggagctgggactggggagtgggatgggactggggagtgggatggagctgggactggggagtgggatggagctggGACTGGGAAGTGGGATGGAGCTGGgactggggagtgggatggagctgggactggggagtgggatggagctggGACTGGGAAGTGGGATGGAGCTGGgactggggagtgggatggagctgggactggggagtgggatggagctgggactggggagtgggatggagctgggactggggagtgggatagagctgggactggggagtgggatggagctcaATGCCTGGCCACCTGAtagacacagtcagagttttaacaacaccaggttaaagtccagcaggttcttctgctaccagataaacctgttgtgttttcacctggtgttgttaaaactcttactgtgtttaccccagtccaacgccagcatctccagagTGGACAGGGGGATAGCACTGAGGGGCTAACGGGCTGAAGGACCTGCTGTTGTTGCTAGGGGCGGGGCCACCGCGGTGCGCTGAACGTCAGGTGTACGCCCAGCGGGGGAGGGGACGTAAGGAGGACGTCGCCACAACGTAAGGACGCAAGGAGGACGTTGTGAGGGACGTAAGGAGGACGCATGGAAGCCGTGAGGATGTCGTGAGGAGGATGTCTCGGCGGCATGAGGAACGTAAGGAGCACGCATTGAATACGCGATGACGTAACGAGCACGCATTGAGGACGTGCTGACGTAAAGAGGACGTATGGAACCCGGGAGGACCTGAGGAGGACGTTTGGAGGGACGCATTGAAGACGTGCTGACGTAAGAAGGACGTATGTGAGACGTGAGGATCGGAGAAGGACGTGTGAGCGACGTAAGGACGACGTGAGGCGGTCAGGAGGATGATTTGAGGGAGGTAAGGGGGACGTTAAGAAGACGTTGCGAGGGGACGTAAAGAGGACGCATGAGCGACGTGAGGGACGTCTTGGAAGACGCGAGAACGTAAGGAGGACGTTGTTGAGGGACGTGTACGGGCGACGTGAGGACGTAAGGAGGCGGTTGCGTTCGCCGGGTGAGGGAAGAGGGTGAGCGGGTCAGACTGGCGCGTGGCcgagacagggagagcgtgcGCGGCGCCGTGCGTGCCCTCGCCGCGTGCCGACGCGGTGCGCTGTGCGTGCCCTCGCCGCGTGCTGTGCGTGGCCCCGCAGCGTGCCGACGCAGTGCGTGGCCCCGCAGCGTGCTGACGCAGTGCGTGGCCCCCGCAGCGTGCTGACGCGGTGCGTGGCCCCCGCAGCGTGCTGACGCGGTGCGCTGTGCGTGGTCCCCGCAGCGTGCTGACGCGGTGCCGCAGCGTGCAGACACGGGGTGCGCTGGGCGTGCAGACGCGGGCCGACGCCGTGCTCTCGCGAGGTCCGgccgcggggttggggggggcggcgggagttGGAGCCGGAGCGGGCTGGAGCGGGCGGAGAGGGGAAGGCTGGCGGCTAAGATGGCGGAGGGTGACAGCGGGAGTGAGCGCGGCGGAGGTGGAGGCGGCGGAGGAGGGggcggtggaggtggtggtggtggaggaggagggggaggcggcGGGGGCGGCCTGCTGGCGGCGCCGGCACTGCAGGGGCAGCAGGAGACCCAGGAGCTGGCCTCCAAGCGGGTGGACATCCAGAACAAACGCTTCTACCTGGACGTCAAGCAGAACGCCAAGGGCCGCTTCATCAAGATCGCTGAGGTGGGCGCGGGCGGCAACAAGAGCCGCCTGACCCTCAGCATGGCGGTGGCGGCCGAGTTCCGCGACTACCTGGGCGACTTCATCGAGCACTACGCGCAGCTGGGGCCCTCGGAGTCGGAGGCGGCGGGCCAGGCCTCGGCCTCGAGTGGCGGCGGAGGGGGCGGCGAGGAGCCGCGGCGGGCCCTCAAATCCGAGTTCCTGGTGCGGGAGAACCGCAAGTACTACATGGACCTGAAGGAGAACCAGCGCGGCCGCTTCCTGCGGGTCCGACAGACCCTGAATCGGGGCCCGGGGCTGGGCGGCAGCCAGGGCCAGACCATCGCGCTGCCCGCCCAGGGCCTGATCGAGTTCCGGGACGCGCTGGCCAAGCTGATCGACGACTACGGCGCCGAGGACGAGCCGTGCGGCCAGGCCGAGCTGCCCGAGGGCACCTCCATCACCGTGGACAGCAAGCGCTTCTTCTTCGACGTGGGCTCCAACAAGTACGGCGTCTTCATGCGGGTGAGCGAGGTCAAGCCCTCGTACCGCAACTCCATCACCGTGCCCTACAAGGCCTGGGCCAAGTTCGGCGGCGCCTTCACCAAGTACGCCGAGGAGATGAAGGAGATCCAGGACAAGCACCGCGACAAGCTGCTCTTCGACCGGCGGCCCGACGAGTCGGACGCCGAGGACGTGGACGACGACTGAGCCGAGGCTGCctcgccaccaccaccacacacccagagagagagagagagagaaccccagGAGACACTCACCAACACTTGGTGTCCATTCAGaagccttccaccccccccccccccctcatacatacacacaccaaTCCACACCCACCCatacataccccccacacacccacccacccacacataacccccacacacacagctaaCCAAAACACATCCCCACGCAAACACCCACCCATCCATTCCACCCATAcataacccccccacacccacccatacataaccccccacacacacacaccaatccacacccacccacacactctccccacacccatacataccccccacacacacacacacacacacagctaaccAAAACACATCCCCACACAAACACCCACCCATACATAACCCCCACCCACACAtaatccccccccacacacagctaaCCAaaacacaccctcccctcgctccTACATACCCTCCCCCCACGCACCCATACATACACCCTCAAACCAATACAGAGCTAACAAAAATCTCACAATATTGTCTCAAACCTAACACAATTGGAGAAGAAGGAAAAGCATGATTGGATCTGTGGTGCAAATCACCTTTTGTTTTGGacgttttctctctcactctcaaacacagacacacaagaaAAGGAGTATCGACACAGACATACACAAAAAAAGAGTATACGCATCAATGTACACACAAAGTATACACAGATGTATACTCAGAAaaagacatacacacagaaaAGGAATattgacacacatacaaacatacacatacatagaaaatgactttccacacacacacagaagaaaAGGAGTTTGACACAAGTAGTGTCAAGGCACGCACACAACAAAAGGAGTATCCACACACAGGAGGAAAGGAGTTTCCCCACACATAGAAGAAAATGAGTATGAACATTTGCAGACaaacatacagaaggaaaggagcttCGCACAGAAGAAAAGGATtatagacacaaacacactcgcacacatagGATAAAGGAGTATCGACACACAAACAGAAGAAAAGGAGTATCGAATAGTATTTTTTGGGAAACCGTTCCATCGGTGAAACACATCTTCTTTCAGAGGAGGAGGAACCGACACGCTCACTGCGACATGTCTCGGTTCGTACGTGTGGATGCGAGCGTGTCAACAGATCGGACGACATGCTACCGGGGAGGTGGggaaaggggcaatttcttctcgAAGATGATGGATTAAAACGGTTCGTTGGCAAAATACACACTGTTATTTGTGGAAAAGCGTCGTTGTCACTGAGCCATCGATTCAGTTTGCAGAGAAAAGAAAAACAAGATTTGGCACGGTGACAGaacaaagcaaaagaaaaattcTTAAACGCAAAGGAAGAAGTAACCAAATCTGATCCCAACCTGGAGTGAGAAATGACCTGGAGAGACACCACCACGTGTGTCACTGATGCCAGCAACACTTGGAAAACACAGTTCTTTTCATATACAAAGCAAAGTTCttaaggaagttttttttttaattattttaaatactGGACAATcgagtcatttttaaaatttgttttcatTCTGAATATTTGAAATATATCTTTGATAAAAAATGTCTTGGTCCTGATGTAAAAAATGAATATGTTTTTAAATAGAGATAATATGAAGGCTTGACTTATTCAGTAGCTTAGTCTACAGTTCAGAGCTAGTTCCACATAATATCTACTGCCAGGGTTAACATGTATATTGGTGACTGATAACTCATTCTTTAGCCAGTAATACTTTTTTTTTCCCGATTTTGTATTTTGGTTATCTGTAGTGcgtttgtttgttttttgtttcccAGTATTCTTTTGGCAGTGTTAACACGCATCTGTATTAACTGCTCCCAGTGCAAATCATCAAGCAGACCTTTTGCTGCTAGTGTGGACTTGTTATCCTTGCAGTAGAGACTGCTTGTAACTAGCCCAGGTGCTACTGTGGGTAACTGACACGTGACATGTCAAGCCTTGTAAAGAAATATTCAAGTTTCTTTTTATttttaggggttttttttttaaaaaagaaaacgcGACACGATTTGACTTTTCCAGACTTGAGAATGTGCATTTGCTTTTAAACAGAATAATTGTATAAAAAAAAATTCGCAGCCGCCATTTCCCAAGAAACATTATTTACGTCCACAAAGTGATTAGATATTGGACAGCGTAGATGAGAACAAATGTTAAACAATTAACTAAAGCCGGCACTTAAAGAAGAATAAGGAGTCAGGCAGATCTTTATGGTTTCTTTTCCATTTTAAGTTGGGCAGGAATTTAGGCTTTttaattgtatttatttattagaaaGCAGTAATTATATTTTGCAGTATTTTCCCCTCAAGAGCTCTGGCGTGTTAGAGCAGATAATGGAGCATAATTTTCTGTCCATtgtttccacccccacccccccctgcaaGTTATTATCCCACATTTGTAGACCCTTACATTTTGTGCTCATTCATCGAACCCCCCCTCAAGTTTCTTTTTCTGTAATCTCTTGTTGTTGGATTCCCACGGGTAACCTCCATCTTAAAAGTTGTGATGTGTTGCCCGGTTTaagttgttgtgtgtgtgggtgtgtggaggggggttgagggggtgtgAATCTAAGCGTAGGAATCAAAGCGAGGACATTGAcagcacattcacccctcctcctccccccgcagctTCCTGTTTGAATGTATTTTGCTGTAAACACAATCTCTTGGCTGCAAAGCGCAAACAGGTGAATCTCCTGTAAAGCTGGCAGCCGAGGACAGCCCGGGAGAAAACTGCTGAGCAATATATGAAATGAGAATGTTATCGCTTTAATACCGGTGGAGAAGCGATTGTCCGCAATCGCCTCCGGACCCGTTGCACTTGTGTACGTTTTGGGGGTTTTAGACTGTCGGCCTCGTGAGGTGAGGAGAGACGAGGAAGCAGGGGTGCGCCGTTCCGGGGTTTTAGGTTACCAgtagcacgggggggggggggggggggggggggctgcagtttGCACCTCCTTGCTCCGTGTAACGTGACAG belongs to Mustelus asterias chromosome 22, sMusAst1.hap1.1, whole genome shotgun sequence and includes:
- the LOC144510062 gene encoding transcriptional regulator protein Pur-beta-like, with translation MAEGDSGSERGGGGGGGGGGGGGGGGGGGGGGGGGGLLAAPALQGQQETQELASKRVDIQNKRFYLDVKQNAKGRFIKIAEVGAGGNKSRLTLSMAVAAEFRDYLGDFIEHYAQLGPSESEAAGQASASSGGGGGGEEPRRALKSEFLVRENRKYYMDLKENQRGRFLRVRQTLNRGPGLGGSQGQTIALPAQGLIEFRDALAKLIDDYGAEDEPCGQAELPEGTSITVDSKRFFFDVGSNKYGVFMRVSEVKPSYRNSITVPYKAWAKFGGAFTKYAEEMKEIQDKHRDKLLFDRRPDESDAEDVDDD